From a single Fulvivirga ulvae genomic region:
- a CDS encoding phage tail protein, translating into MALTKDQIRTDYPLPIYNYRVDINGKSISFSEVSGLELAFDTITYKESFTDGSKSGPNIMYMPGQIQPVNISLKKGFVKGKSIEAFYSWINDIGLNRVDKRDIVVHLLDETGTTVVSWTVIDAFPTKLSAPSFDASSNEVAIESLELMASRVTMAEA; encoded by the coding sequence ATGGCCTTAACCAAAGATCAAATAAGAACAGACTACCCTTTGCCGATTTATAACTACAGGGTAGACATCAACGGTAAGTCGATCAGCTTTTCAGAAGTTTCAGGCCTGGAACTGGCCTTCGATACCATCACCTATAAAGAAAGCTTTACTGATGGCAGCAAAAGCGGACCCAACATCATGTATATGCCAGGGCAGATACAGCCCGTGAACATTTCCCTGAAAAAGGGATTTGTGAAAGGGAAAAGCATCGAAGCATTTTACAGCTGGATCAATGATATCGGACTCAATCGCGTGGACAAAAGAGATATCGTAGTTCACCTGCTCGATGAAACCGGAACCACCGTAGTGAGCTGGACAGTGATCGATGCATTTCCAACCAAACTTTCTGCGCCATCTTTCGATGCAAGCTCCAACGAAGTGGCCATCGAATCTCTGGAGCTGATGGCCTCGAGAGTGACCATGGCAGAAGCCTAG
- the vgrG gene encoding type VI secretion system tip protein VgrG — protein MADTIIIKDQNKREIPGLRIMSVSTEHEFNKIPKAELKVIVGNPATQKYKHLDNGYFDIGKEIEILIKEERNMKSETKIFSGVVVSLSIEGSGSAHEGNILQVDLSDQAVKMTNSRVSSVYANKNDKDIISNILEKYKDKGLGVDSLAKTEVKHTQMVQNYVTDWDFIVSRAEANSQLVLVEEGKLSTVRPQIAGKARQEIEIGGTRPAHILDVNLQVNGSDQYTQVEARGWNGAKLQVTSPEKGTYELKTGNLDGEKVAQSFGSEGTSLFHPVPMGTEELQSWADSHMMKSRMSLLTGSVKLRGKDNKIKVGDTLEIKGVGKQNSGKNIVSRVIHECADSSSWTTEIYIGMGADWFSSSKNIVDTQAAGLLPGVNGLHVGIVQAFEEDKEKQYKVKVAIPAFGAEGTVWARLSSVYAGDKTGILFRPEKNDEVVVGFLNDDPRQVIILGAMHSSSRQVPMAVTKTNGQKGIFLKSGYRLLFDEDNEVVTLATSDENYITIDKKNKKITLADANENKIELAQSGISINTQGDLSINAKGKIKIEGEKIDLI, from the coding sequence ATGGCAGATACTATAATCATAAAAGACCAGAACAAGCGGGAAATACCAGGGCTCCGGATCATGTCAGTGAGTACCGAACATGAGTTCAATAAGATTCCCAAAGCGGAGCTCAAAGTAATAGTGGGTAACCCCGCAACTCAGAAGTACAAGCATCTCGATAACGGATACTTTGACATTGGGAAAGAGATAGAGATCCTGATCAAAGAAGAGAGGAACATGAAGTCTGAGACCAAAATTTTCAGTGGGGTAGTGGTCAGTCTCAGTATCGAAGGCTCAGGTTCGGCCCATGAAGGCAACATCCTGCAAGTAGACCTCAGCGATCAAGCAGTTAAAATGACTAACAGCCGGGTCAGTAGCGTCTATGCCAATAAAAATGACAAGGATATTATAAGCAACATCCTTGAGAAGTATAAAGATAAAGGCCTGGGGGTCGATAGCCTTGCCAAGACCGAGGTAAAACACACCCAAATGGTGCAAAACTATGTAACAGACTGGGATTTTATAGTTTCCAGGGCCGAGGCCAATTCGCAACTGGTTTTAGTGGAGGAAGGTAAACTATCCACCGTCAGGCCTCAAATTGCCGGCAAAGCCCGCCAGGAGATTGAAATCGGAGGCACCCGACCCGCACATATACTCGATGTAAACCTGCAGGTAAATGGCAGCGATCAATACACCCAGGTTGAAGCCCGCGGGTGGAATGGAGCCAAACTTCAGGTCACATCACCGGAAAAAGGAACATATGAGCTCAAAACAGGAAACCTGGACGGCGAAAAGGTTGCCCAATCATTCGGGTCAGAGGGCACCAGCCTTTTCCATCCGGTTCCTATGGGCACGGAAGAACTCCAGTCCTGGGCAGACTCACATATGATGAAATCCAGGATGTCACTGCTCACAGGCTCCGTAAAACTGCGTGGTAAGGATAACAAAATCAAAGTTGGAGATACGCTGGAGATCAAAGGCGTAGGCAAACAAAATTCAGGAAAGAACATCGTCTCCAGAGTGATCCATGAATGTGCCGATAGTAGTAGCTGGACCACTGAAATATATATTGGAATGGGAGCCGATTGGTTTTCATCCTCAAAAAATATAGTAGATACCCAGGCAGCCGGACTCCTGCCCGGAGTCAATGGCCTGCATGTGGGGATAGTCCAGGCATTTGAAGAAGACAAGGAAAAACAATACAAAGTAAAAGTAGCCATACCCGCATTTGGTGCCGAAGGTACCGTATGGGCACGCCTCTCTTCCGTCTATGCCGGAGATAAGACAGGCATACTCTTCAGACCTGAAAAGAACGATGAAGTAGTCGTAGGCTTTTTGAATGATGACCCCCGGCAAGTGATCATACTGGGGGCCATGCATAGCTCATCACGGCAGGTACCCATGGCAGTGACCAAAACCAACGGACAGAAAGGCATCTTCCTGAAGTCAGGCTACAGGTTGCTTTTTGATGAAGACAATGAGGTAGTTACCCTCGCAACTTCCGATGAAAATTATATCACCATCGACAAAAAAAATAAGAAAATAACCCTCGCAGATGCCAATGAAAATAAAATAGAGCTGGCCCAGAGTGGTATTTCAATCAATACCCAGGGAGACCTCAGCATCAATGCCAAAGGGAAAATAAAGATTGAAGGTGAAAAAATTGACCTGATATAA
- a CDS encoding phage tail protein, whose protein sequence is MEGLLDPALSHRFSVLFLRAGRLPYLGDIFFQRVSGLSSEVQLDTINEGGQNLHAYRVPGRIGYGNLILERGYTLLSPLRGEFLNTFSRFQFVPSQVIVTLMNGTGIPLGAWVFEKAYPVKWSIADLDAQDGKVVIDSMELAYTRYQAITL, encoded by the coding sequence ATGGAAGGATTACTAGATCCCGCATTATCACACAGGTTTTCAGTCCTGTTCCTCCGGGCAGGAAGATTGCCCTACCTCGGAGATATTTTCTTTCAGCGGGTAAGCGGGCTCAGTTCTGAAGTTCAGCTGGATACCATCAATGAAGGAGGGCAGAACCTGCATGCATACAGAGTACCCGGTCGCATAGGCTATGGCAACCTCATTTTAGAAAGAGGCTACACGCTGCTGTCACCATTAAGAGGAGAATTTCTAAACACCTTCTCCAGGTTTCAGTTTGTACCCTCGCAAGTCATAGTCACCCTGATGAACGGTACCGGCATTCCCCTTGGGGCATGGGTCTTTGAGAAAGCCTATCCCGTAAAATGGTCCATTGCAGATCTAGATGCCCAGGACGGCAAAGTAGTGATCGATTCCATGGAGCTCGCTTACACCAGGTATCAGGCGATAACCCTATAA
- a CDS encoding DUF5908 family protein: MAVEIKEIVIRAVLTEEEKRNSSGANTAYQKQALVRETVKEVLKVLEKKKRR, translated from the coding sequence ATGGCAGTAGAGATAAAAGAGATCGTGATAAGGGCTGTACTGACCGAAGAAGAAAAGCGGAACAGTTCAGGCGCGAATACCGCCTACCAAAAGCAAGCCCTGGTGCGCGAAACAGTCAAAGAAGTGTTAAAAGTATTGGAAAAGAAGAAACGTAGATAA
- a CDS encoding CIS tube protein, translated as MGFFSSKLEKACLRAYETSDRSGNFAEYEFMFNPESYTVSINNNHDMSVGIGNTAASAAFKSISPETVRFKMIIDGSGVDDEYSFAAAAALTKEDSNIVNEDIDFLRKHMGYSGDIHETRYLVFSWGAFIFPCRLSSAQINYTLFSKSGSPLRAEIDVDLFYDRKEEIQTVIEGKNSPDLTHVRVVKAHDQLPLMCEEIYGSPQYYLYVAKANNLDDFRNLKAGQEIYFPPIEK; from the coding sequence ATGGGATTTTTTAGTTCAAAACTTGAGAAGGCCTGCCTCAGGGCCTACGAGACATCCGACAGGTCGGGGAATTTTGCAGAGTACGAGTTTATGTTCAACCCCGAATCATACACTGTCAGCATCAACAACAATCACGATATGTCCGTGGGGATAGGAAATACGGCCGCATCAGCAGCCTTCAAGTCCATCAGTCCCGAGACCGTACGTTTTAAAATGATCATCGATGGTTCCGGTGTAGACGATGAATACAGCTTTGCTGCAGCCGCAGCCCTGACAAAGGAAGATTCCAACATAGTTAATGAAGACATAGATTTCCTGCGCAAGCATATGGGGTACAGTGGAGATATCCACGAGACAAGATATCTGGTATTTAGCTGGGGAGCCTTCATATTTCCCTGCCGCCTAAGTTCTGCCCAGATCAACTACACCCTGTTCAGTAAGAGCGGATCACCCCTGAGAGCTGAGATTGACGTAGACCTCTTCTACGATCGCAAAGAAGAGATCCAGACCGTCATAGAAGGCAAAAACTCTCCGGACCTGACCCATGTGAGAGTAGTAAAAGCCCACGATCAACTGCCACTCATGTGCGAAGAAATTTATGGCTCACCCCAATACTACCTCTATGTGGCCAAAGCCAATAATCTCGATGACTTCAGAAACCTGAAAGCAGGCCAGGAGATCTACTTTCCACCCATTGAAAAATAA
- a CDS encoding phage tail protein — protein sequence MATDKEKIAGSYPLPVYNYQVIIDGSEVMSFSEVSGLEIDYNHVLYRHGLSWLTGDHLVRAQRKPINVTLRRGVARKRAYLYEWLKSEEKKDIRIELCDERGHAIVSWDVSRALPFKLDAPAFSAGTNDVAIESLNLIAHDLRITHSEA from the coding sequence ATGGCAACGGATAAAGAGAAAATCGCAGGAAGCTACCCTTTACCGGTATATAACTACCAGGTAATTATCGATGGAAGTGAAGTAATGTCCTTCTCGGAAGTATCGGGATTGGAGATAGATTACAACCATGTACTCTACAGGCATGGACTCAGCTGGCTTACAGGAGACCACCTGGTACGGGCACAGCGCAAACCCATCAACGTTACCCTTCGGAGAGGAGTAGCCAGAAAGCGCGCCTACCTGTACGAGTGGCTCAAGTCAGAAGAAAAAAAGGATATCAGAATTGAGCTGTGCGATGAGAGAGGCCACGCTATTGTAAGCTGGGACGTTTCCCGCGCATTGCCATTCAAACTAGATGCCCCGGCATTTAGTGCCGGCACCAATGATGTAGCCATTGAAAGCCTGAATTTGATTGCCCACGATTTGAGGATAACCCATTCAGAGGCTTAA